CAGTGGACTGGACAGGCTTCACGCTGATGGCCGTAGGGCTGGGCTGCCTGCAAGGCATGCTGAGCCTCGGTGATCAGGATAACTGGTTCAGCTCGCGGACCATCATCATCCTGACCATCTGCGCCATTTTGGGTATGCTTTTTTTCGTCTGGCGCTCTCTGAGCACATCCTATCCCGTAGTGGATTTGCGTCTGCTCAAAGACCGGAATCTGTCCATCGGCAGCATGGGGATCGGTATATTTGGTCTCGCCCTCTTCGGAACCATGGTGATTCTGCCCATCATGCTGGAGGGTCTGATGCGCTATGAGGCATTTACCGCGGGACTGGTGATGGCACCGCAGGGTATCGGTGCCATGATCGCCATGATGTTCGCGGGGCGCATGCTGGGACGCGGCGTCAATCCACGCAATATCGTGTTGGTGGGCATCGTTTTCGGAGCATTCGGCACTTATCTCACCACCCTCTACAATCTGGACATTAGCATGGCCTGGGTAATCTGGCCCAGTTTCATTCGCGGTATCGGTTTTGGCCTGGTGACAATCCCGCTCTTCACCCTGGCTTTTACGACCCTCAAGAAAGCCGAACAGGCGGAGGGCTCAGGCATTTTCAACCTGATGCGGACCTTGGGCGGAAGCATCGGTATCGCCATCGTTTCGACGGTGATGACTCAGGAAACACAGGTGGGCTGGAATCAGATGGGAGGGCTCATCAATCCGTTCAATCCCGCTTTTCACCGGTATCTTACGGCAGCAGGCCTGACTCCGGGGCCGACGACCTGGCAAGTGCTGGGTAACGTCGTCGTTTATGACCAGGCGAACATGCGCGGAACGCTGGACGCCTTCATGCTGGTTTTTTATGGATTTCTGGTTTTGATTCCGCTGATCATGTTCCTGAAGAGGCCACCTGGCAGCGCAGCAGGCGTGACACAGGTAACGCACTTCGGCGAATGAAGGCCGGGTTCACCGGGCGGAGGTTCGCTCCAGATGCGGTACCGAAGGCAGCCACAGGGTGCGGGCGAAACCCCAGTCCAGTAACTTGAGGCTCTGCCAGGAAGCCCGCCAGAACCCGCGTCCTTCGTCACGGAAAGATGGTACGCCGAGAATCACCGCGATCAGGCGGATACCGTCCTGCGTGCCCGTAGCGACAAGGCAATGCCCTGCAGCGTCGGTATAGCCACTTTTCATTCCGGTGATAAACGGTACACGTCCCACCAACAAATTGGGATTGGGGCTGGTGATACCCGCGTAGGTGAAGTTTTCATGCCGGAAAAAGGGCATGAACTGTGGGAACTGGGTCATGAGCGTGCGGGTGAGGACGGCCACATCGTAAGGACTGGCCATGTTGTTAGGGTGCGGCAACCCATCGGGGTCATAGAAAGTGGTGGAAAGCATCCCGATCTTGCGCGCTGTTCGGTTCATCTCGGCAACAAAGGCAGGTACGCTGCCAGCTACCAGATGCGCCGCCTCCACGGCGGCGTCGTTGCCAGACGGAACCGTCATCCCTAGGATCATTTGTGCAATGGTAAAAGGCAGGCCAGGATGCATAAACATGCTGGACCCCCCCGTCTGCAGCGCCGCCCGGCAGGGCACAAAACGCTGGTTCAACTGCAGATGACCGCTGTCGATATCCTTGAAGAGCAGATACAACGTCATCAGCTTGGTAATGCTGGCGATAGCGTAGGGCCGATAGGCATTTTTGGTGGCGATGATCGCGCCGGTATCGGCATTCATCAAGATATAGGCACGCGCATCTATGGGTGGGAGGCCGCTCTGGGCCTCAGCGCGCGGTGTGCAAAATAGAAAAATCGCCACTAACGAAAGCAAGGGAAAGAGCCACCACCCTATGGAAGGGAAATATTTTACCGTCGAGGGTCCAAAATCTGTGTCGGGTACAGGAATGGAAGCCAGCATGGGAACACCTCGCCGCATCGGCTAAATCAGGTTCAAGTAATTTCTCAGGATGCTTTGATATTAGGCTATTTTTTCACGGTTGCCTATAGACCAACGCTCGACTCGGATGAATCCATCCTACCAGCCCTATATGGAAGGTCATCCACAAACCATATAGACTGGTCGGTATGATAATGCATGCCTCTCTGTCTTATGCCACGCTGATCCAAAATCCATTGCTCTGGGCCATCGCGGGGGTGATCATCCTGGTCGCCTTTTATGTCCGCGCAGTGATCGGCTTTGGCTCCGGATTGATTTCGGTGGCACTGCTGACACTGATCTTCCCCATCAAAGAAGTAGTGCCCGTAGTGCTGCTACTGGACCTGCTCGGTTCCGTGCTGCTCGGCGCCTATGACTTTCAGGAAATGCGCTGGCCGGAGTTACGCTGGCTGATTCCCGGCAGCCTGATCGGGCTGGCCTTCGGCTCCTTTATCCTCGCCGATACCAATGCCCAGAATCTTACTCGCTTTCTCGGCGTGTTCATTCTCGCCTACGTGGTTTATGCGCTGGTCATGAAGCCTGAGCGACTACCCCAGGTCGCCTTGCCCTGGGGAATGCCGCTGGGCATTTTCGGCGGGGTGGTGGGCAGTTTGTATGGCGGCGGGGGTCCGCCCATTGTCGCCTATCTGCAAATGCGCCATCTCGACAAACGCGCCTTTCGCGCCACGTTTCAAGGTATCGCCCTCACGGACAATATTCTGCGGGCTTTTATGTACATAGCGCTGGCCTTGCTGACCTGGCAACTGACGGTGGGTTTTCTCCTGCTGATTCCACCGGTGCTGCTCGGTTTGTGGACAGGTAATCGCTTGCATCTGCGCATCAATCAAAGGGCTTTTCTCATGGGGACTCTCGCGGTACTTGCGGTGGTCGGTTTGAAATATCTCATCTGAATGAGGGAGTGTGACATGGCGTTACGCAGCATGGATGAACTTCGGCAGCAGGCTCAGGGCGCATTATCCCTGAATATCGCTTTCATTGGCGTCGTCAACGGGCTTTTTAGCACCCTCCATACTCTGGGCAACGCGGACAGCACAGCGCTGGCGGCCGCTGCCGGGATGGATACCGGCTACGTGCTGCGCTGGTGTGATGCCGCCTATGCGTTTGGCTGGCTGGAACTGTCCGATAGTGAGCAATGGCGACTGAGTGAGGATGGCAACAGCATGCGCCCGGAAGCCGAAAACAGCCGCGTTGGCGTAGCGGTAGGTGCCGTACTTTCTGCACACATGGCGGAGCGGGCGGCGGGTCTCATGCGCACGGGGGAGCGCCCCGGTGAAAAGGTGCTGGCCGAACGCGAAACTATTCTGCCCTGGTTTGGGCTGATGCTGGAGAACAATTTTCGCAAGACGTTCGAGGAGAAAATCTGCCCGGCCGTCCCCATCTTTGCCGAAGTCGATGCTCGCGGTGGGCTGGCGGTGGACCTGGGATGCGGCAATGGCTGGTATTTGCGGGCACTCGCCGCACGCTGCGGACATCTGCGTGGTCTGGGGCTGGATGGTTTCGCCGAAAACATCCGCCAAGCTACGGAAAAGGCCCAAAGCGAGGGTATTGCCGATCGCCTGCATTTTGATGAAGGTGATATCCATCAGTTTTCCCTGCCAGAGCCCGCCGACCTCATCACC
This sequence is a window from Acidithiobacillus ferridurans. Protein-coding genes within it:
- a CDS encoding D-alanyl-D-alanine carboxypeptidase family protein, producing MLASIPVPDTDFGPSTVKYFPSIGWWLFPLLSLVAIFLFCTPRAEAQSGLPPIDARAYILMNADTGAIIATKNAYRPYAIASITKLMTLYLLFKDIDSGHLQLNQRFVPCRAALQTGGSSMFMHPGLPFTIAQMILGMTVPSGNDAAVEAAHLVAGSVPAFVAEMNRTARKIGMLSTTFYDPDGLPHPNNMASPYDVAVLTRTLMTQFPQFMPFFRHENFTYAGITSPNPNLLVGRVPFITGMKSGYTDAAGHCLVATGTQDGIRLIAVILGVPSFRDEGRGFWRASWQSLKLLDWGFARTLWLPSVPHLERTSAR
- a CDS encoding sulfite exporter TauE/SafE family protein; translated protein: MIMHASLSYATLIQNPLLWAIAGVIILVAFYVRAVIGFGSGLISVALLTLIFPIKEVVPVVLLLDLLGSVLLGAYDFQEMRWPELRWLIPGSLIGLAFGSFILADTNAQNLTRFLGVFILAYVVYALVMKPERLPQVALPWGMPLGIFGGVVGSLYGGGGPPIVAYLQMRHLDKRAFRATFQGIALTDNILRAFMYIALALLTWQLTVGFLLLIPPVLLGLWTGNRLHLRINQRAFLMGTLAVLAVVGLKYLI
- a CDS encoding DHA2 family efflux MFS transporter permease subunit, yielding MAQESPASRLTITVAVMLAVVMQVLDLTIVNVALTYMRGSLHANSDQITWVLTSYMVANVIILPLTGLLVERYGQRTIMLWSVVGFVISSMLCGQSHGLVEIVLWRFLQGIFGASLAPVGQTIMLGAYPSDKRGQAMAILGMGIMLGPILGPTLGGYLTDTLSWRWVFYVNIPFGILAFLLMRTIPDGGKITTPRPVDWTGFTLMAVGLGCLQGMLSLGDQDNWFSSRTIIILTICAILGMLFFVWRSLSTSYPVVDLRLLKDRNLSIGSMGIGIFGLALFGTMVILPIMLEGLMRYEAFTAGLVMAPQGIGAMIAMMFAGRMLGRGVNPRNIVLVGIVFGAFGTYLTTLYNLDISMAWVIWPSFIRGIGFGLVTIPLFTLAFTTLKKAEQAEGSGIFNLMRTLGGSIGIAIVSTVMTQETQVGWNQMGGLINPFNPAFHRYLTAAGLTPGPTTWQVLGNVVVYDQANMRGTLDAFMLVFYGFLVLIPLIMFLKRPPGSAAGVTQVTHFGE
- a CDS encoding class I SAM-dependent methyltransferase — translated: MALRSMDELRQQAQGALSLNIAFIGVVNGLFSTLHTLGNADSTALAAAAGMDTGYVLRWCDAAYAFGWLELSDSEQWRLSEDGNSMRPEAENSRVGVAVGAVLSAHMAERAAGLMRTGERPGEKVLAERETILPWFGLMLENNFRKTFEEKICPAVPIFAEVDARGGLAVDLGCGNGWYLRALAARCGHLRGLGLDGFAENIRQATEKAQSEGIADRLHFDEGDIHQFSLPEPADLITMNRALHHVWENRGEIFQRLHASLKPEGAIVIWEPAWPDNHRVLREPPLRGMAFQNLTEHIQGNHFLHPEEIAAALSEAGLKPEIFPFGSDVVVVGRA